The following are from one region of the Anabas testudineus chromosome 2, fAnaTes1.2, whole genome shotgun sequence genome:
- the pde7a gene encoding high affinity cAMP-specific 3',5'-cyclic phosphodiesterase 7A isoform X1, which produces MEVCYQLPVLPLDRPVPKHVLSRRGAISFSSSSSLFGAPDPRQLSQRRGAISYDSSDQTALYIRMLGDVRVRSQVGFEPERRSSHPYLCIDFRTLHTRLGCGSTSASSAPERRVHRLLSFQRYLHSSRFLRGVPQQIPLHILDEDYTGQARCMLEKVGNWNFDIFLFDRLTNGNSLITLTFHLLNQYGLVELFQLDMVKLWRFLVMVQEDYHSDNPYHNAVHAADVTQAMYCYLREPMLAQSLTSYDILLGLLAAATHDLDHPGVNQPFLIKTDHYLATLYRNTSVLENHHWKSAVGLLRETGLFSHLPAEDSLNMERELGSLILATDISRQNDYLSRFRMHLDQENLCLSNASHRHFILQMALKCADICNPCRPWELSKQWSEKVTEEFFQQGDIERRHKLEVSPLCDRGTNTVGRIQIGFMTYVAEPLFAEWARFSDTRLSQTMLGHMGLNKASWGGLQQEQTSVPEEAEPCTTGTDIEDGNMAAAAGGTSSKEIPQGSRES; this is translated from the exons agGCGAGGGGCCATCTCCTACGACAGCTCCGACCAGACAGCACTGTACATTCGTATGCTAG GAGATGTGAGAGTCAGAAGTCAGGTTGGGTTTGAACCAGAACGTAGAAGCTCCCATCCATACCTGTGCATCGACTTCCGAACTCTCCACA CACGACTTGGCTGTGGATCCACATCAGCCAGCTCTGCACCTGAAAGGAGGGTCCATAGACTGCTCAGCTTCCAGCGGTACCTGCACTCATCTCGCTTTCTGCGAGGAGTCCCCCAACAGATCCCTCTCCACATCCTGGATGAAGACTACACTGGACAGGCCAGA TGTATGCTGGAAAAAGTTGGAAACTGgaattttgacatttttctcttCGATAGGTTGACAAATG GAAACAGTCTGATCACCCTGACCTTCCACCTACTGAACCAGTATGGCTTGGTGGAGCTCTTCCAGCTGGACATGGTCAAACTCTGGAGGTTTCTGGTCATGGTTCAGGAGGACTACCATAGTGACAACCCCTACCACAATGCTGtccatgctgcagatgtcacACAGGCCATGTACTGCTATCTGCGGGAACCCATG CTTGCACAGTCTCTGACCTCCTACGATATTTTGCTGGGACTACTAGCAGCTGCCACTCATGACCTGGACCATCCTGGTGTCAACCAACCTTTCCTCATCAAGACTGACCACTATCTAGCTACACTCTACAGG AATACCTCAGTTCTTGAAAACCACCACTGGAAGTCAGCAGTGGGCCTCCTCAGAGAGACTGGGCTGTTCTCCCATCTGCCTGCTGAGGACAG CTTGAACATGGAGAGGGAGTTGGGATCCTTAATTCTGGCCACAGACATCAGCAGACAGAACGATTACCTGAGCAGGTTTCGGATGCACCTGGACCAGGAAAACCTGTGCTTGAGCAACGCAAGCCACCGACACTTCATTCTGCAG ATGGCTCTGAAGTGTGCAGACATCTGTAACCCCTGCAGACCGTGGGAACTGAGCAAACAGTGGAGTGAGAAAGTGACAGAAGAGTTCTTCCAACAAG GAGACATTGAGAGGAGGCACAAACTTGAAGTCAGCCCACTTTGTGACAGAGGGACAAACACAGTTGGCAGAATTCAAATAG GCTTCATGACGTATGTGGCGGAGCCGCTGTTTGCAGAGTGGGCTCGTTTCTCCGACACACGTCTGTCTCAGACTATGTTGGGCCACATGGGGCTGAACAAGGCCAGCTGGGGCGGCCTACAGCAGGAACAAACATCTGTCCCTGAGGAGGCAGAACCCTGCACAACTGGCACTGACATAGAAGATGGCAACATGGCTGCAGCCGCAGGAGGAACCAGCTCCAAAGAAATACCTCAGGGAAGCAGAGAATCCTGA
- the pde7a gene encoding high affinity cAMP-specific 3',5'-cyclic phosphodiesterase 7A isoform X2, with protein sequence MEVCYQLPVLPLDRPVPKHVLSRRGAISFSSSSSLFGAPDPRQLSQRRGAISYDSSDQTALYIRMLDVRVRSQVGFEPERRSSHPYLCIDFRTLHTRLGCGSTSASSAPERRVHRLLSFQRYLHSSRFLRGVPQQIPLHILDEDYTGQARCMLEKVGNWNFDIFLFDRLTNGNSLITLTFHLLNQYGLVELFQLDMVKLWRFLVMVQEDYHSDNPYHNAVHAADVTQAMYCYLREPMLAQSLTSYDILLGLLAAATHDLDHPGVNQPFLIKTDHYLATLYRNTSVLENHHWKSAVGLLRETGLFSHLPAEDSLNMERELGSLILATDISRQNDYLSRFRMHLDQENLCLSNASHRHFILQMALKCADICNPCRPWELSKQWSEKVTEEFFQQGDIERRHKLEVSPLCDRGTNTVGRIQIGFMTYVAEPLFAEWARFSDTRLSQTMLGHMGLNKASWGGLQQEQTSVPEEAEPCTTGTDIEDGNMAAAAGGTSSKEIPQGSRES encoded by the exons agGCGAGGGGCCATCTCCTACGACAGCTCCGACCAGACAGCACTGTACATTCGTATGCTAG ATGTGAGAGTCAGAAGTCAGGTTGGGTTTGAACCAGAACGTAGAAGCTCCCATCCATACCTGTGCATCGACTTCCGAACTCTCCACA CACGACTTGGCTGTGGATCCACATCAGCCAGCTCTGCACCTGAAAGGAGGGTCCATAGACTGCTCAGCTTCCAGCGGTACCTGCACTCATCTCGCTTTCTGCGAGGAGTCCCCCAACAGATCCCTCTCCACATCCTGGATGAAGACTACACTGGACAGGCCAGA TGTATGCTGGAAAAAGTTGGAAACTGgaattttgacatttttctcttCGATAGGTTGACAAATG GAAACAGTCTGATCACCCTGACCTTCCACCTACTGAACCAGTATGGCTTGGTGGAGCTCTTCCAGCTGGACATGGTCAAACTCTGGAGGTTTCTGGTCATGGTTCAGGAGGACTACCATAGTGACAACCCCTACCACAATGCTGtccatgctgcagatgtcacACAGGCCATGTACTGCTATCTGCGGGAACCCATG CTTGCACAGTCTCTGACCTCCTACGATATTTTGCTGGGACTACTAGCAGCTGCCACTCATGACCTGGACCATCCTGGTGTCAACCAACCTTTCCTCATCAAGACTGACCACTATCTAGCTACACTCTACAGG AATACCTCAGTTCTTGAAAACCACCACTGGAAGTCAGCAGTGGGCCTCCTCAGAGAGACTGGGCTGTTCTCCCATCTGCCTGCTGAGGACAG CTTGAACATGGAGAGGGAGTTGGGATCCTTAATTCTGGCCACAGACATCAGCAGACAGAACGATTACCTGAGCAGGTTTCGGATGCACCTGGACCAGGAAAACCTGTGCTTGAGCAACGCAAGCCACCGACACTTCATTCTGCAG ATGGCTCTGAAGTGTGCAGACATCTGTAACCCCTGCAGACCGTGGGAACTGAGCAAACAGTGGAGTGAGAAAGTGACAGAAGAGTTCTTCCAACAAG GAGACATTGAGAGGAGGCACAAACTTGAAGTCAGCCCACTTTGTGACAGAGGGACAAACACAGTTGGCAGAATTCAAATAG GCTTCATGACGTATGTGGCGGAGCCGCTGTTTGCAGAGTGGGCTCGTTTCTCCGACACACGTCTGTCTCAGACTATGTTGGGCCACATGGGGCTGAACAAGGCCAGCTGGGGCGGCCTACAGCAGGAACAAACATCTGTCCCTGAGGAGGCAGAACCCTGCACAACTGGCACTGACATAGAAGATGGCAACATGGCTGCAGCCGCAGGAGGAACCAGCTCCAAAGAAATACCTCAGGGAAGCAGAGAATCCTGA
- the mtfr1 gene encoding mitochondrial fission regulator 1, with product MSKDCTRIEMDLVFGSAKPYGSSRSIVRRIATSLPLKPCPRVHFQLYPYTEDAGVLIRTQRQNCLVASLADIAWIDRDEEEDEDYIGRARSGIPRGLMFRARQAHPHQKPLNRQRSLPSLHQAAQDPQGPTTANDEAIQKISALENELAKLRDQIAQIVLAQEKIAQPAANPGAPPPPPPPCGTLTPPPPPPPPPPPPPPPPPSLQRTFSAIDLIKERRGKKTESQTVLESRPTEIPNMLDVLKDMSKVKLRSVKSRSAEDDAKVKSNGPADAAALIAEALKRKFAHRYRHNSGEKEDLKFSVPNKQPQTETPLFGQHMLKPTGKKKLS from the exons ATGAGTAAAGACTGTACACGGATTGAAATGGACTTG GTTTTTGGATCAGCCAAGCCTTATGGGTCCTCCAGAAGTATTGTGAGAAGGATAGCTACTAGTCTTCCTCTTAAACCCTGCCCCAGGGTTCATTTTCAG CTTTATCCATACACTGAGGATGCTGGGGTCCTGATTAGGACACAGAGGCAGAACTGTCTGGTGGCCTCTCTGGCTGATATTGCCTGGATTGAcagggatgaggaggaggatgaagactACATTGGCAGAGCCAG GTCAGGCATACCACGAGGACTCATGTTTCGAGCCCGCCAGGCTCATCCACACCAAAAACCCTTAAACCGCCAGAGATCACTACCCAGCTTGCATCAAGCTGCTCAGGATCCTCAGGGACCAACAACTGCTAACGATGAGGCCATTCAGAAGATCAGTGCGCTGGAGAATGAACTCGCCAAGCTCAGAGACCAGATAGCACAGATTGTACTGGCTCAGGAAAAGATTGCACAGCCAG CTGCTAACCCCGGggcacctcctcctccccctccaccctGCGGCACCCTAACTCCTCCAccaccgcctcctcctcctcctccaccaccaccaccaccaccaccaagtCTCCAGCGGACATTTTCAGCCATTGACTTGATAAAAGAGCGCAGAGGGAAGAAGACCGAGAGCCAGACAGTCTTGGAGTCAAGGCCAACAGAAATCCCCAACATGCTTGATGTCCTGAAGGACATGAGCAAAGTGAAGTTGCGATCAGTCAAAAG tCGTTCAGCAGAAGATGACGCCAAAGTGAAGTCCAACGGGCCTGCAGATGCCGCAGCTCTCATAGCTGAGGCCCTGAAACGCAAGTTTGCCCATCGATATCGACAcaacagtggagaaaaagagGATCTTAAATTTTCCGTTCCAAACAAGCAACCTCAAACTGAAACCCCTCTG tttgGCCAGCACATGTTGAAAccaacaggaaaaaagaaactgtcCTGA